A portion of the Acanthopagrus latus isolate v.2019 chromosome 21, fAcaLat1.1, whole genome shotgun sequence genome contains these proteins:
- the kdm4ab gene encoding lysine-specific demethylase 4A isoform X2, with product MASDVVSQNHGSKGIMTFYPTVEEFKNFTRYIAYVESQGAHKAGLAKIVPPKEWKPRSSYDDIDELVIPAPIQQVVTGQSGLFTQYNIQRKAMTVREFRKMANSDKYCSPHYDDFEELERKYWKNVTFNPPIYGADVNGTLYDPEVKEWNICHLDTILDTVEHESGITIEGVNTPYLYFGMWKTTFAWHTEDMDLYSINYLHFGEPKSWYCVPPEHGKRLERLAQGFFPGSSQNCEAFLRHKMTLISPSILKKYGIPFDKITQEAGEFMVTFPYAYHAGFNHGFNCAESTNFATERWIEYGKQAVLCSCRKDMVKISMDVFVKKFQPERYEQWLAGRDVAPIDHSRPTPEAKEFLGESFNDATGNSNGNSAESCGEDGERKSTTQRIETKRHRVCLEVPEEVVPKDEEEEDVEQYGKRPRLSLIPPRVMSQDGKRNKGPPKLVVTPTKLTLLDPFHRGLTQSNSDVTRPPHYTKTRAPAISSQSQARNGHLSVSVAPTWTETTTQPSRKMGVASLLFHRTLSPKDTLQVHSYTLEKQQQPHTQLQVHSYAREHQPRHLQHKTCTPSHTQVQSSSQAPNCERTEPEPETKIVLTKVMPNELKAQRVVEKDQKEDKPKMSAPVETEVEVKMPKVEPTSQSALSPPQTQPSMLGKTEMEAPKNSKRKSNHCPLADSGIVILKDTVPVRMPDEMKVVTQSHHVAEEQSYCKSIVKKQQQQQQAELCKLPRHHPLIREVHSDDEVCVHMEVEQEEKEEWAKPLSQLWQCRPYNPQAEREYNKSVGEQAPYCCICLVFYTYHQSESSSGSSRVVLVNRPGGRQWSKPLIPEMCFNTQSSKTGDCGEGQLSNPNVAEDGTSRLVSCAQCCVRVHTSCYGVCGDEADLDDWLCARCEADAITEDCCLCSLRGGALQRANNDKWVHVLCAITVLEARFVNITERGPVDLSAIPLPRFRLKCAYCRKRMKREVTGCCVQCSHGRCSTAFHPTCAQAAGVLMHPDDWPFIVFVTCHRHRAPIIPERNKASMRELAVGQRVICKHKNGRYYQSEVVELSTATFYEVVFDDGSYSDNLFPEDIENRDCVRLGPPAEGDAVQVRWTDGLIYGAKFVASHSIPMYLVEFEDGSQSSVKRDDIYALDEDLPKRVKSRMSVASDMRFELFAQNDVKQNTKRQRVINSRYREDYIEPVIYRAIME from the exons ATGGCGTCAGATGTGGTTTCCCAAAACCATGGGTCCAAGGGGATCATGACTTTTTACCCCACTGTCGAGGAGTTCAAGAACTTCACCCGCTACATTGCATATGTGGAGTCCCAGGGAGCACACAAAGCAGGCCTGGCTAAA ATCGTCCCACCCAAGGAATGGAAACCTAGATCCTCTTATGATGATATAGACGAGTTGGTGATACCTGCACCCATTCAGCAGGTGGTGACAGGCCAGTCAGGCCTTTTCACACAATACAACATTCAGAGGAAGGCCATGACGGTCAGAGAGTTCCGCAAGATGGCCAACAGTGACAA GTACTGTAGTCCACATTATGATGACTTTGAGGAGCTGGAAAGGAAGTACTGGAAGAATGTGACGTTTAACCCTCCCATATATGGGGCAGATGTTAATGGAACTCTATATGACCCT GAAGTAAAAGAGTGGAACATTTGCCATCTGGACACCATTTTGGATACCGTTGAACATGAGAGCGGCATCACTATTGAGGGTGTCAATACTCCCTACTTGTACTTTGGCATGTGGAAGACCACATTTGCATGGCACACTGAGGACATGGACCTCTACAGTATCAACTACTTGCACTTTGGAGAGCCTAAATCATG GTACTGTGTTCCTCCAGAGCATGGAAAAAGATTGGAGCGTTTGGCTCAAG GGTTCTTTCCTGGTAGCTCTCAGAATTGTGAGGCCTTTTTGAGGCACAAGATGactctcatctctccctccataCTGAAGAAATATGGTATCCCATTTGATAAG ATTACTCAGGAGGCGGGTGAGTTCATGGTAACTTTCCCTTATGCCTATCATGCTGGTTTCAACCACGGTTTCAACTGTGCAGAATCCACCAACTTCGCCACCGAGAGATGGATTGAGTACGGCAAGCAAGCGGTTTTG tgCTCTTGCCGTAAAGACATGGTGAAGATTTCCATGGATGTCTTTGTGAAGAAATTCCAGCCAGAGCGCTATGAACAGTGGCTGGCAGGGCGAGACGTGGCACCCATTGATCACTCACGGCCAACCCCAGAGGCGAAGGAGTTTCTCGGAGAGTCCTTTAATGACGCCACTGGCAACAGTAACGGCAACTCCGCAGAGAGCTGTGGGGAGGACGGAGAGCGGAAGAG CACTACGCAGAGGATAGAGACCAAGAGACACAGAGTGTGTCTGGAAGTGCCAGAGGAGGTCGTTCCcaaggatgaagaggaggaagatgtggAGCAGTATGGGAAGCGTCCCAGGCTCAGCCTAATACCTCCACGTGTTATGTCACAAGatggaaagagaaataaag GGCCACCGAAGTTGGTTGTCACACCGACCAAGCTCACTTTATTAGATCCATTTCACAGGGGCTTAACCCAAAGTAATAGTGATGTCACCCGCCCTCCTCATTACACCAAGACTCGTGCCCCTGCGATCTCGTCTCAGTCCCAGGCCAGAAATGGACACCTGTCAGTCTCAGTGGCACCGACATGGACAGAAACCACCACTCAGCCTTCTCGCAAAATGGGGGTAGCCAGCCTGCTCTTCCACAGGACTCTGAGCCCAAAAGACACTCTTCAAGTGCACAGCTACACTctagaaaagcagcagcagccccacacacagctgcaggtgcaCAGCTATGCCAGAGAGCATCAACCCCGTCATCTCCAGCACAAAACCTGCACTCCATCACACACGCAGGTCCAGTCCTCGTCTCAGGCACCAAACTGTGAACGAACGGAGCCAGAGCCAGAAACCAAGATTGTTCTTACCAAAGTAATGCCGAACGAATTGAAAGCACAGCGTGTCGTGGAGAAGGACCAAAAGGAGGACAAACCTAAAATGTCAGCCCCAGTTGAGACTGAGGTTGAAGTAAAGATGCCTAAAGTTGAGCCCACCAGCCAGTCTGCGCTCTCCCCACCTCAAACACAACCCAGCATGTTGGGTAAAACAGAGATGGAGGCCCCGAAGAACAGCAAACGAaag AGTAACCACTGCCCCCTTGCGGATAGTGGCATAGTCATCCTGAAAGACACTGTTCCTGTCAGGATGCCTGATGAGATGAAGGTGGTCACTCAAAGTCATCAT GTGGCAGAAGAGCAGTCATACTGCAAGTCGAttgtgaagaagcagcagcagcagcagcaggctgagctCTGTAAGCTGCCCCGTCACCACCCTCTGATCAGAGAGGTGCACAGTGATGATG aagtgtgtgtgcacatggaaGTCGagcaagaggagaaagaggagtggGCGAAGCCGCTCAGCCAGCTTTGGCAGTGTCGGCCATATAACCCACAGGCAGAAAGAGAATACAACAAGAGCGTGGGCGAGCAGGCCCCCTACTGCTGCATCTGCCTGGTCTTCTACACCTACCATCAG TCCGAGTCCAGTAGTGGGAGTTCCCGGGTGGTGTTGGTGAACCGTCCAGGCGGCCGTCAGTGGTCCAAGCCACTCATTCCTGAAATGTGTTTCAACACCCAGTCTAGCAAGACGGGTGATTGCGGGGAGGGACAGCTGTCGAACCCTAATGTAGCAGAGGACGGGACCAGCCGGCTTGTCAGCTGTGCTCAGTGCTGCGTCCGGGTACACACCA GTTGCTatggtgtgtgtggagatgaAGCAGATCTAGATGATTGGCTGTGTGCCCGCTGTGAGGCAGATGCCATCACTGAG gactgttgtttgtgttcgTTAAGAGGTGGAGCTCTGCAGAGAGCCAACAATGACAA GTGGGTTCATGTGCTGTGTGCCATCACTGTGCTTGAAGCTCGCTTTGTCAACATCACCGAGCGAGGGCCCGTTGACCTCTCTGCAATCCCGCTGCCACGTTTCAGACTG AAGTGTGCATACTGCAGGAAACGGATGAAGAGGGAGGTGACAGGCTGCTGCGTCCAGTGCTCCCACGGACGCTGCTCCACGGCGTTTCACCCGACCTGCGCTCAGGCAGCTGGGGTCCTCATGCACCCAGATGACTGGCCGTTTATAGTCTTCGTCACctgccacagacacagagcgCCCATCATACCTGAG CGTAACAAGGCGTCCATGCGGGAGCTGGCAGTTGGGCAGAGGGtcatctgcaaacacaaaaatggtCGCTACTACCAGAGCGAAGTGGTGGAGCTGAGCACGGCCACCTTCTACGAGGTTGTGTTCGACGACGGTTCCTACAGCGACAACCTCTTCCCAGAGGATATCGAG aaCCGTGACTGTGTCCGGCTCGGTCCACCTGCAGAAGGAGACGCTGTCCAAGTGCGATGGACAGATGGGTTGATATATGGAGCCAAGTTTGTAGCGTCACACTCCATCCCTATGTACCTG GTGGAGTTTGAGGATGGATCACAAAGCTCTGTGAAGCGAGATGACATCTACGCTCTAGATGAGGATCTGCCCAAACGAGTCAAGTCACGAATG TCGGTGGCGTCAGACATGCGCTTCGAGCTCTTCGCCCAGAACGACGTTAAACAGAACACCAAAAGGCAACGGGTCATCAACTCTCGATACCGAGAGGACTACATCGAGCCTGTCATCTACCGAGCCATCATGGAGTGA